A genomic region of Oncorhynchus mykiss isolate Arlee chromosome 4, USDA_OmykA_1.1, whole genome shotgun sequence contains the following coding sequences:
- the nme6 gene encoding nucleoside diphosphate kinase 6 isoform X3 — MLLSIYNYYFDMANNNGMLITTRRCAKALQLTLAVIKPDAVAHPVILEALHQRILENNFIIVRSKDLVWRRQDSEKFYSEHAGRFFYQRLVEFMSRFGGVGAEGDQFLLPRLQSGDVDGERGAEAQEGTHGGQPEETDTHVTSSQLTADLSTHLNKYLTGPGACVHKISQ; from the exons ATGTTATTGTCGATATATAATTATTACTTTGATATGGCGAATAACAACG GCATGTTAATAACCACACGTCGCTGTGCGAAAGCACTGCAGCTCACCCTCGCAGTGATCAAGCCGGATGCAGTGGCGCATCCTGTCATCTTGGAG GCCCTTCACCAGAGAATCCTAGAGAACAACTTCATCATTGTCAGATCCAAAGACCTGGTGTGGAGGAGACAGGACTCTGAGAAGTTCTACTCTGAACATGCAG GACGGTTCTTCTACCAAAGACTGGTTGAGTTCATGTCCAG ATTCGGCGGAGTCGGCGCGGAGGGAGATCAGTTTCTTCTTCCCAGACTTCAGTCAGGAGacgtggatggagagagaggagctgaggcTCAGGAAGGGACGCATGGAGGACAACCAGAAGAAACAGATACACACGTTACCAGTTCCCAGCTAACTGCTGACCTCAGCACACATTTAAACAAATACTTGACTGGACCAGGGGCCTGCGTTCATAAAATATCTCAGTAa
- the nme6 gene encoding nucleoside diphosphate kinase 6 isoform X4, translating to MLITTRRCAKALQLTLAVIKPDAVAHPVILEALHQRILENNFIIVRSKDLVWRRQDSEKFYSEHAGRFFYQRLVEFMSRFGGVGAEGDQFLLPRLQSGDVDGERGAEAQEGTHGGQPEETDTHVTSSQLTADLSTHLNKYLTGPGACVHKISQ from the exons ATGTTAATAACCACACGTCGCTGTGCGAAAGCACTGCAGCTCACCCTCGCAGTGATCAAGCCGGATGCAGTGGCGCATCCTGTCATCTTGGAG GCCCTTCACCAGAGAATCCTAGAGAACAACTTCATCATTGTCAGATCCAAAGACCTGGTGTGGAGGAGACAGGACTCTGAGAAGTTCTACTCTGAACATGCAG GACGGTTCTTCTACCAAAGACTGGTTGAGTTCATGTCCAG ATTCGGCGGAGTCGGCGCGGAGGGAGATCAGTTTCTTCTTCCCAGACTTCAGTCAGGAGacgtggatggagagagaggagctgaggcTCAGGAAGGGACGCATGGAGGACAACCAGAAGAAACAGATACACACGTTACCAGTTCCCAGCTAACTGCTGACCTCAGCACACATTTAAACAAATACTTGACTGGACCAGGGGCCTGCGTTCATAAAATATCTCAGTAa
- the nme6 gene encoding nucleoside diphosphate kinase 6 isoform X2: protein MLITTRRCAKALQLTLAVIKPDAVAHPVILEALHQRILENNFIIVRSKDLVWRRQDSEKFYSEHAGRFFYQRLVEFMSSGQMRAYVLAREDAITHWRELMGPTKVFRARYTSPLTIRAQYGLTDTRNTTHGSDSAESARREISFFFPDFSQETWMEREELRLRKGRMEDNQKKQIHTLPVPS from the exons ATGTTAATAACCACACGTCGCTGTGCGAAAGCACTGCAGCTCACCCTCGCAGTGATCAAGCCGGATGCAGTGGCGCATCCTGTCATCTTGGAG GCCCTTCACCAGAGAATCCTAGAGAACAACTTCATCATTGTCAGATCCAAAGACCTGGTGTGGAGGAGACAGGACTCTGAGAAGTTCTACTCTGAACATGCAG GACGGTTCTTCTACCAAAGACTGGTTGAGTTCATGTCCAG TGGTCAGATGCGGGCCTACGTCCTGGCTAGAGAGGACGCCATAACCCATTGGAGAGAACTGATGGGTCCTACCAAGGTGTTCAGGGCCCGCTATACCTCTCCCTTAACCATCAGAGCCCAGTACGGACTCACTGACACCAGGAATACCACACACGGCTCTG ATTCGGCGGAGTCGGCGCGGAGGGAGATCAGTTTCTTCTTCCCAGACTTCAGTCAGGAGacgtggatggagagagaggagctgaggcTCAGGAAGGGACGCATGGAGGACAACCAGAAGAAACAGATACACACGTTACCAGTTCCCAGCTAA
- the nme6 gene encoding nucleoside diphosphate kinase 6 isoform X1 has protein sequence MLLSIYNYYFDMANNNGMLITTRRCAKALQLTLAVIKPDAVAHPVILEALHQRILENNFIIVRSKDLVWRRQDSEKFYSEHAGRFFYQRLVEFMSSGQMRAYVLAREDAITHWRELMGPTKVFRARYTSPLTIRAQYGLTDTRNTTHGSDSAESARREISFFFPDFSQETWMEREELRLRKGRMEDNQKKQIHTLPVPS, from the exons ATGTTATTGTCGATATATAATTATTACTTTGATATGGCGAATAACAACG GCATGTTAATAACCACACGTCGCTGTGCGAAAGCACTGCAGCTCACCCTCGCAGTGATCAAGCCGGATGCAGTGGCGCATCCTGTCATCTTGGAG GCCCTTCACCAGAGAATCCTAGAGAACAACTTCATCATTGTCAGATCCAAAGACCTGGTGTGGAGGAGACAGGACTCTGAGAAGTTCTACTCTGAACATGCAG GACGGTTCTTCTACCAAAGACTGGTTGAGTTCATGTCCAG TGGTCAGATGCGGGCCTACGTCCTGGCTAGAGAGGACGCCATAACCCATTGGAGAGAACTGATGGGTCCTACCAAGGTGTTCAGGGCCCGCTATACCTCTCCCTTAACCATCAGAGCCCAGTACGGACTCACTGACACCAGGAATACCACACACGGCTCTG ATTCGGCGGAGTCGGCGCGGAGGGAGATCAGTTTCTTCTTCCCAGACTTCAGTCAGGAGacgtggatggagagagaggagctgaggcTCAGGAAGGGACGCATGGAGGACAACCAGAAGAAACAGATACACACGTTACCAGTTCCCAGCTAA